One Qiania dongpingensis genomic window carries:
- a CDS encoding phenylacetate--CoA ligase family protein codes for MNYLNLLWELYTLKQNEKKTCEEMAELQQKKLRHMLAFAYEQSGYYRKAFEAAGITKQSIQTAPLSQFPVLTKAELLAHFDELVTVPDLTQEEMRRFDAEEAVDRKPFKGKYHVVHSSGSTGKPGYFLYDDAAWSHMLLGIIRGALWGMSMLQILKLLARGPRIAYLAATDGRYGGAMAVGDGIDGVHAKQMYLDIKTPLAEWIGHIQEFKPNMIIGYPSAIKILAELVERGEVECKVFRVISCGEPLGSSLRHYLEKTFHAEVVNFYGASESLALGAELDPRDGMVLFDDMNVIEAEDGHMYLTSLYNFAQPLIRYEISDHLTLQKPDRSSRYPFSKAVGLLGRNEDVLWFTDGNGNREFLHPLAIEGFCIEGLLDYQFQQTSLDTFEMLAETSAAASRDEIRREMLEQMSGILKEKKLSYVQFYVRFVDEITPDPQTGKKRLIVNSFEEERPAV; via the coding sequence ATGAACTATTTAAACCTGTTGTGGGAACTGTATACCCTGAAGCAAAACGAAAAGAAAACCTGTGAAGAGATGGCAGAATTACAGCAAAAGAAACTGCGCCATATGCTGGCCTTTGCCTATGAGCAGTCCGGCTACTACCGCAAAGCCTTTGAGGCGGCGGGAATCACCAAACAGAGTATTCAGACAGCTCCGCTATCGCAATTTCCTGTACTCACCAAAGCAGAACTTCTCGCTCATTTTGACGAGCTGGTCACAGTTCCTGACTTGACCCAGGAGGAAATGCGGCGGTTTGACGCTGAGGAGGCGGTGGACCGCAAGCCCTTCAAAGGAAAATACCATGTGGTGCATTCCTCCGGGAGCACAGGAAAACCGGGATATTTTCTATATGATGACGCTGCGTGGAGTCATATGCTGCTGGGAATCATCCGGGGCGCGCTGTGGGGCATGTCCATGCTGCAAATCTTGAAGCTGCTGGCCCGCGGCCCCCGCATCGCCTATCTTGCGGCGACGGATGGACGTTACGGCGGCGCCATGGCGGTGGGCGACGGGATCGACGGCGTTCACGCCAAGCAGATGTATCTGGATATCAAAACGCCGCTTGCGGAGTGGATCGGTCACATTCAAGAGTTTAAGCCAAATATGATCATCGGTTATCCGTCGGCCATTAAGATTCTTGCTGAGCTTGTGGAACGCGGTGAAGTGGAGTGCAAGGTCTTTCGGGTGATCTCTTGTGGGGAACCGCTGGGAAGCAGCCTGCGGCACTATCTGGAGAAGACTTTCCATGCCGAGGTTGTGAATTTCTACGGGGCAAGCGAATCTCTCGCTCTGGGTGCGGAACTCGATCCCAGAGACGGTATGGTTTTGTTTGACGATATGAATGTGATCGAGGCGGAGGACGGGCACATGTACCTGACTTCTCTTTATAACTTTGCGCAGCCCTTGATCCGCTATGAGATTTCGGATCACCTGACGCTGCAGAAGCCGGACCGCAGTAGCAGGTATCCCTTTTCAAAAGCGGTTGGGCTTCTGGGAAGAAACGAAGACGTTTTGTGGTTTACCGACGGAAATGGAAATCGGGAGTTTTTACATCCCCTGGCCATTGAAGGCTTCTGCATAGAGGGTCTGCTTGATTATCAATTTCAGCAGACCAGTTTGGATACCTTTGAGATGCTGGCGGAAACCTCTGCGGCAGCGTCCAGAGATGAAATCCGCCGCGAGATGCTGGAGCAGATGAGCGGCATCCTAAAGGAAAAAAAGCTCTCCTATGTGCAATTTTATGTGCGGTTCGTGGATGAAATCACGCCGGATCCACAGACGGGGAAAAAGCGCCTGATTGTAAATTCGTTCGAGGAAGAGAGGCCTGCGGTATGA
- a CDS encoding ABC transporter ATP-binding protein gives MKKVLLQGRDICKSFAQNGETIPILNKVNMEVYEGDFTVIMGASGAGKSTLLYALSGMDSITSGEIEYRGKRISGLTEKEMARIRAKEFGFVFQQTHLVSNLTLFENIVVAGYVGGGRPRDVQQRASELLSRMHVDGAKDRLPSQTSGGEAQRAAIARAMIQGPGLIFADEPTGALNKSNSEEVLNLLSTLNSDGQSLLMVTHDVRAAIRGNRILYLEDGKILDEFTLPVYSAADARQRETQTTQWLSSLRW, from the coding sequence ATGAAAAAAGTTCTTTTGCAGGGCAGGGACATCTGCAAGTCGTTTGCACAAAACGGCGAAACCATCCCGATCTTAAACAAAGTGAATATGGAAGTTTATGAGGGGGATTTCACAGTGATCATGGGGGCGTCCGGTGCCGGTAAATCAACGCTTTTGTACGCGCTCAGCGGAATGGACAGCATCACAAGCGGAGAGATCGAATACCGGGGCAAGAGGATCAGCGGCCTTACGGAAAAGGAGATGGCCCGGATCCGGGCGAAGGAATTTGGCTTTGTTTTTCAGCAGACCCACCTGGTAAGCAATTTGACTCTGTTTGAAAATATCGTGGTGGCTGGATATGTGGGCGGCGGCAGACCAAGGGATGTACAGCAAAGAGCGTCTGAACTGCTCTCTCGGATGCATGTGGATGGTGCGAAGGATCGTCTGCCGTCGCAGACCTCCGGCGGAGAGGCGCAGCGTGCCGCCATTGCGCGGGCGATGATTCAAGGTCCCGGACTGATTTTTGCCGACGAGCCCACGGGTGCGCTCAATAAATCCAACAGCGAAGAGGTTTTGAACCTGCTGTCAACCCTGAATTCTGACGGGCAGAGCCTTTTGATGGTCACCCATGATGTGCGTGCGGCGATTCGAGGCAACCGGATTCTTTATCTGGAGGATGGCAAAATCCTCGATGAGTTTACGCTGCCCGTTTACAGCGCGGCTGATGCGAGGCAGCGTGAAACCCAGACAACACAGTGGCTTTCCTCTTTGCGCTGGTAA
- a CDS encoding ABC transporter permease, translating into MEYKTLLKAGIQKHRGVLTGIFILILLISLSLGTVLTVWMNSRSYISSERNRAGFGDLTAWVSGVPDTESLTEGITALSDVERVEAQDIVFSNYTAHEQESDSEGQLILYTSQESRYRFFTGDLAGYLTDTPKIAPGEVYISPSLISMMGVGIGDEIHFAIARNGKTVSLTIAGFYEDPFMGSSMIGMKGFLIGEEDYAAITETAVGAGIDALARPGQMLHIFQTTDSTLTTGELNGILNENTSLPAYTEFVHSNQAISGFMLILQNAFSGLLLAFVAVLLLVVLAVLGHSITGAIEADYVDMGILKTCGFTSMQLRLVQLMQYAAPILPGMLLGLGLAAPLSLLVSSVTLSTTGVLIPARLPWGLCLGAFTAILLLLAGFIVLKTGKIGRVTPMKAIRGETEGPAHPMGKTAPISGKHLSVSLAVRQLITGKKKYVSALIVAILLVFFASMIGRMDAWLGADGKGMMDAFNPADHDIGVQMFGQHTDEEAQNLVLSYTSITDTYLLAMPGVAVNGIDYTANVISEPDRFHILEGRTSTADHEIVLTEFAAADLDVSIGDTLTVTGDSGSGEYLVTGIYSCANDMGANVGMSREGYLKIGRDDPQIWCHHYFLSDPSQKGAITGALDAAFGGDVHVHENTWPGLFGIISAMQALVAFLYGMVLLFILIVTVMTGSKILSAEQRDIGIYKAIGFLDRRLRFSFALRFGIVALLGSLAGVLLAAAITDPLVSSVMKFAGISNFASHPGVVSVLFPAVLVTLLFMGFAYLAAGKIKRTDLTVLITE; encoded by the coding sequence ATGGAATATAAAACTTTGTTAAAAGCAGGCATTCAAAAGCACAGGGGCGTCCTCACCGGGATTTTCATCCTGATCCTGCTGATATCCTTATCTCTTGGTACCGTACTAACGGTTTGGATGAATTCGAGGAGCTATATCAGCTCCGAACGGAACCGTGCGGGATTCGGGGATCTGACTGCCTGGGTGTCCGGTGTGCCGGATACCGAGAGCCTGACAGAGGGTATCACGGCGCTTTCCGATGTGGAGCGAGTGGAAGCACAGGACATTGTGTTCTCCAATTATACCGCTCATGAACAGGAGTCCGACAGTGAGGGGCAGCTCATTCTTTATACTTCCCAGGAAAGCCGTTACCGGTTCTTCACCGGCGATCTTGCCGGTTATCTGACGGACACACCAAAGATCGCGCCGGGTGAAGTCTACATTTCGCCGTCGCTCATCTCCATGATGGGCGTGGGAATCGGGGACGAAATCCACTTTGCCATCGCCCGTAACGGCAAAACGGTTTCTCTCACGATTGCGGGCTTCTACGAGGATCCCTTTATGGGCAGTTCGATGATCGGCATGAAAGGCTTCCTCATCGGTGAGGAAGATTATGCGGCAATCACCGAGACAGCCGTGGGCGCCGGGATTGACGCGCTTGCCCGCCCCGGCCAGATGCTTCATATTTTCCAGACGACGGACAGCACGCTGACCACTGGGGAGCTCAACGGAATCCTGAATGAAAATACCAGCCTGCCTGCCTACACGGAATTTGTCCACAGCAACCAGGCCATATCCGGGTTTATGCTGATTTTGCAAAATGCTTTCAGCGGACTGCTTCTAGCTTTTGTGGCGGTACTGCTCCTTGTGGTACTGGCCGTGCTGGGGCACAGCATCACCGGCGCCATCGAGGCGGACTATGTGGACATGGGCATTCTCAAAACTTGCGGGTTTACCAGTATGCAGCTCCGGTTGGTTCAGCTCATGCAATATGCCGCTCCCATTTTACCGGGGATGCTGCTGGGGCTTGGTTTGGCCGCACCGCTCAGTCTTCTGGTAAGCAGTGTCACCCTATCCACAACCGGTGTTTTGATTCCGGCCCGGCTCCCCTGGGGGCTATGTCTGGGTGCCTTTACCGCCATTCTGCTGCTGCTTGCAGGCTTTATCGTCTTAAAAACAGGGAAAATTGGGCGTGTCACCCCCATGAAAGCCATTCGCGGAGAGACGGAGGGCCCCGCCCATCCTATGGGGAAGACGGCCCCAATCAGCGGAAAGCATTTGAGCGTTTCGCTCGCCGTGCGGCAGCTAATCACAGGGAAAAAGAAGTATGTGAGCGCTCTGATCGTCGCCATCCTGCTGGTGTTCTTCGCCTCCATGATCGGGCGGATGGACGCCTGGCTGGGAGCGGACGGCAAGGGTATGATGGACGCTTTTAATCCTGCCGACCACGACATCGGCGTGCAAATGTTCGGGCAGCACACGGATGAGGAGGCACAGAACCTTGTGCTCTCCTATACAAGTATCACCGATACTTATCTGCTTGCCATGCCCGGCGTGGCAGTAAACGGCATCGACTACACCGCCAATGTCATTTCTGAGCCGGACCGCTTTCACATTTTGGAGGGAAGGACCAGTACTGCCGATCACGAGATTGTCCTGACCGAGTTTGCAGCCGCCGATTTAGACGTATCCATCGGCGATACGCTCACCGTCACGGGAGACAGCGGCAGCGGCGAATACCTGGTGACCGGCATCTACTCCTGCGCCAACGACATGGGCGCCAACGTGGGGATGAGCCGGGAGGGGTACCTCAAAATCGGACGCGACGACCCGCAGATCTGGTGTCATCATTACTTTCTCAGCGACCCTTCTCAAAAAGGGGCGATCACCGGGGCTTTGGACGCGGCCTTCGGCGGCGATGTTCATGTACATGAAAACACCTGGCCCGGCCTGTTCGGGATTATCTCAGCCATGCAGGCGCTGGTAGCTTTTCTGTATGGGATGGTACTGCTCTTTATCTTGATTGTCACCGTGATGACCGGCAGCAAGATCCTCTCGGCGGAGCAGCGGGATATCGGCATTTACAAAGCCATTGGCTTCCTGGACAGACGGCTTCGTTTCTCCTTTGCTTTACGCTTTGGAATCGTCGCTTTGCTTGGCTCTTTGGCAGGCGTGCTTTTGGCGGCGGCAATCACCGATCCGCTGGTTTCCAGCGTGATGAAGTTTGCCGGCATCAGTAATTTCGCATCCCATCCAGGTGTGGTTTCTGTCCTTTTCCCAGCGGTGCTCGTCACCTTGCTGTTTATGGGCTTTGCCTATCTTGCGGCGGGTAAGATTAAGCGGACGGATTTGACCGTCCTAATTACAGAATAA
- a CDS encoding SDR family NAD(P)-dependent oxidoreductase: MDQQMLQGKIAIITGASYGMGSTIAEVFAEEGAAVVLTARHQEKLDAVVDDLKDKGYRAIGVAADTGSTEDTVRVFKETIKAFGDVDILVNNAGIGEQTIIDETTDEWMQHIMNVNLGGPMRYIREGLKYFLPKNEGVIINISSVNGTRPFCGASYTATKGALNTLTKNVAMRLIETNIRCNAVAPGATVTPAHLANRAGEQPGGAKMLEHSGHFVYFPGPECEPIDQAYACLYLASKMGRHVKGQVLQVCNGAFL; this comes from the coding sequence ATGGATCAGCAGATGTTACAAGGAAAAATCGCTATTATCACCGGGGCCAGTTATGGCATGGGCAGCACCATTGCCGAGGTTTTTGCCGAAGAGGGCGCGGCGGTCGTGCTGACGGCCCGCCATCAGGAGAAGCTGGATGCGGTTGTCGATGATCTGAAAGACAAGGGATACCGTGCCATCGGTGTGGCGGCGGATACCGGTTCCACAGAAGATACCGTGCGGGTGTTTAAGGAAACCATCAAGGCTTTTGGAGATGTGGATATTCTCGTCAACAATGCCGGAATCGGAGAGCAGACCATCATCGACGAGACCACTGATGAGTGGATGCAGCACATCATGAATGTCAATCTGGGCGGCCCTATGCGGTATATCCGCGAGGGACTGAAATATTTTCTGCCCAAGAACGAGGGCGTCATCATCAACATCTCCTCGGTGAACGGCACCCGCCCCTTCTGCGGTGCAAGCTATACCGCTACCAAGGGCGCGCTCAACACACTGACAAAAAATGTGGCCATGCGGCTGATCGAGACCAATATCCGCTGCAATGCGGTAGCGCCCGGCGCGACCGTGACCCCAGCACATCTGGCCAACCGGGCCGGCGAGCAGCCCGGCGGCGCCAAAATGCTGGAGCACAGCGGCCATTTCGTCTACTTCCCCGGCCCTGAATGCGAACCGATTGATCAGGCGTATGCCTGCCTGTATCTCGCCAGCAAAATGGGCCGTCATGTAAAAGGCCAGGTCCTGCAGGTATGCAATGGTGCCTTCCTTTGA
- a CDS encoding cyclophilin-like fold protein yields the protein MKKNTLRRPSLLLALSLVFVMILAGCSQTNGTEGDDSPSSTPEVSSVPSSTPDSTDDRGDSSSETAAAAAELYVRFGDNGASFTMHLYDNDTAAAIARHVGTADWRLPIYHYDDYDNWEVMQYYDIPSRYEIPSNPENVTAEQAGTVYYSEPNRIVLFFGDAEVSGEYTPVGYFDATEEFITAVEENPVLEGWGNKIINISADE from the coding sequence ATGAAAAAGAATACGCTGAGAAGGCCTTCTCTTCTCCTCGCCTTATCTCTTGTGTTTGTGATGATATTGGCCGGCTGCAGTCAAACGAACGGAACGGAGGGGGATGATTCTCCTTCCTCCACGCCAGAGGTGAGCAGCGTCCCAAGCTCTACACCTGACAGCACCGATGACCGCGGAGATTCTTCTTCGGAAACGGCTGCAGCCGCAGCAGAACTCTATGTACGGTTTGGTGACAACGGCGCATCCTTTACGATGCACCTCTACGACAACGATACGGCAGCCGCGATTGCCCGGCATGTGGGAACCGCCGACTGGAGACTTCCCATTTACCATTATGATGATTATGACAACTGGGAAGTTATGCAGTACTATGACATCCCCAGCCGGTATGAAATCCCCTCGAACCCTGAAAATGTGACCGCAGAGCAGGCGGGAACGGTCTACTATTCCGAACCGAACCGCATTGTCCTGTTCTTTGGGGACGCTGAGGTATCCGGTGAATATACACCGGTTGGCTATTTTGACGCCACAGAAGAATTCATCACCGCCGTTGAGGAGAATCCTGTGCTCGAAGGCTGGGGCAACAAGATAATCAACATCAGCGCCGACGAGTAA
- a CDS encoding amino acid ABC transporter permease: protein MSERLWDILVDSFGKIILPGLTMTIPLTVISFTFALILAIAAAMVQFADIKGLKQVARFYIWVVRGTPLLVQLFVIFYGLPNLGIVIDPFPAAVIVFSVNEGAYCAETIRAALESVPAGQLEAGYCAGMSYLQTMRRIILPQAMRTAFPPLSNSLIAMVKDTSLAANITVTEMFMVTQRIVARTYEPLALYIEVGLIYLLFSTVLTKLQRIGEKKLNAHGKQGG, encoded by the coding sequence ATAAGCGAACGATTGTGGGATATATTGGTCGATTCCTTCGGGAAAATCATTTTGCCCGGCCTCACCATGACGATCCCACTGACTGTAATTTCCTTTACTTTTGCACTGATCCTTGCAATTGCCGCCGCCATGGTACAGTTTGCCGATATCAAGGGCCTTAAACAGGTGGCCAGGTTTTATATTTGGGTGGTCCGCGGTACACCGCTGCTGGTACAGCTGTTCGTGATCTTCTATGGGCTTCCCAATCTAGGCATCGTTATTGACCCGTTTCCGGCGGCAGTCATCGTATTCTCCGTCAACGAAGGGGCCTACTGCGCAGAAACCATTCGGGCTGCGCTGGAATCGGTGCCTGCCGGTCAGCTGGAGGCAGGGTATTGTGCCGGAATGTCCTATCTGCAAACCATGCGCCGGATTATTCTGCCTCAGGCAATGCGCACCGCATTCCCGCCCTTGTCCAACTCGTTAATCGCTATGGTTAAGGACACCTCTCTCGCCGCTAACATTACGGTGACGGAAATGTTCATGGTGACACAGCGCATTGTAGCGAGGACCTATGAGCCGCTTGCGTTATATATTGAGGTCGGTTTGATCTATCTGCTGTTTTCCACCGTACTGACAAAGCTGCAGCGCATAGGAGAGAAGAAGCTTAATGCTCATGGCAAACAGGGAGGTTAA
- a CDS encoding amino acid ABC transporter ATP-binding protein, giving the protein MLEIKNIRKSFDGTEVLGGVDIHVDQGDVVAILGPSGSGKTTLLRCINFLETADAGMLVFDGERFEFDSISKKEIAGLRKKTAFVFQNYNLFRNKTALQNVTEGLVVARKMPKQQAVEIGKQALDKVGLSDRYDYYPNQLSGGQQQRVAIARALATNPEIIYFDEPTSALDPELTGEVLAVMRQLADEGMTMLVVTHEMSFARTVSNKVVFMENGAVIESGDSRTFFENPQEARTKEFLRTINESAGLTS; this is encoded by the coding sequence ATGCTGGAGATCAAAAATATCCGAAAATCCTTTGACGGGACAGAAGTACTCGGCGGTGTGGATATCCATGTCGATCAAGGCGATGTGGTGGCGATCCTCGGTCCCAGCGGTTCGGGCAAGACCACGCTGCTGCGCTGCATCAACTTTCTGGAAACGGCGGATGCGGGTATGCTGGTGTTCGACGGGGAACGTTTTGAGTTTGATTCCATCAGTAAAAAGGAAATTGCTGGACTGCGAAAGAAAACCGCTTTTGTTTTTCAAAATTATAACCTGTTCCGCAACAAGACCGCTCTCCAAAACGTGACGGAAGGACTGGTCGTCGCACGAAAGATGCCGAAGCAGCAAGCGGTAGAGATTGGAAAACAGGCGCTGGATAAGGTAGGGCTTTCTGATCGGTACGATTACTACCCAAATCAGCTTTCCGGCGGACAGCAGCAGCGCGTAGCCATTGCAAGGGCACTGGCCACCAACCCGGAGATCATCTATTTCGATGAGCCGACCTCGGCGTTGGATCCGGAATTGACCGGCGAGGTGCTGGCCGTTATGCGGCAGCTTGCCGATGAGGGAATGACCATGCTGGTTGTCACCCATGAAATGAGCTTTGCCAGGACCGTATCCAATAAAGTGGTTTTTATGGAAAACGGAGCTGTCATAGAGTCCGGTGATTCAAGGACTTTCTTTGAAAATCCGCAGGAAGCCCGAACGAAGGAATTTCTCCGCACAATTAACGAGAGTGCCGGCTTAACAAGTTGA
- a CDS encoding transporter substrate-binding domain-containing protein encodes MKKRRFLALFMAVAMLGIFALTGCSGNNTQQQDNTSAPSAQTAEGDLLAQIRERGDIIVAMEGTWAPWTYHDEDDNLVGYDVEVAQAIAEKLGVEATFVEGEWDGLLAGLSAGRYDIMVNGVDIDPARQETYDFSDPYAYNRTAVITTNQNSDINTLEDLQGKHTANTISSTYAQLAEQYGAEVTGVDDLNQTFELLLSGRIDATLNAEMTYYDYMKAHPEAELKIAVLTEEANRIGIPMRKGEETAALREAINNALAELGEEGVLSELSEKYFGRDISQAS; translated from the coding sequence ATGAAAAAGAGACGTTTTTTGGCATTGTTTATGGCTGTTGCCATGCTTGGCATTTTTGCCCTGACCGGCTGCTCCGGGAACAACACACAGCAGCAAGATAATACATCTGCCCCTTCCGCACAGACAGCAGAGGGCGACTTGCTCGCCCAGATTCGGGAACGGGGCGACATCATTGTGGCCATGGAAGGGACCTGGGCGCCCTGGACTTATCACGATGAGGACGACAATCTGGTCGGCTACGATGTGGAAGTCGCGCAGGCCATTGCGGAAAAACTGGGTGTAGAGGCCACATTTGTGGAGGGCGAATGGGACGGTCTTCTTGCGGGCCTTTCCGCGGGCCGTTATGACATCATGGTCAATGGTGTAGATATCGATCCCGCGCGGCAGGAGACCTATGATTTTTCCGACCCCTATGCCTATAACCGCACCGCTGTCATCACCACAAATCAGAACAGCGACATCAATACGCTGGAAGATTTACAGGGGAAACACACCGCCAATACCATCTCCAGCACCTATGCGCAGCTGGCGGAACAGTATGGTGCAGAAGTGACCGGCGTGGACGATTTGAACCAAACCTTTGAACTGCTTCTCAGCGGCCGCATCGACGCCACGCTCAATGCGGAGATGACCTATTATGATTACATGAAAGCCCACCCGGAGGCGGAACTGAAGATCGCGGTGCTGACTGAGGAAGCCAACCGGATTGGAATTCCCATGCGCAAGGGGGAAGAAACCGCCGCGCTTCGGGAAGCGATCAACAATGCGTTGGCAGAACTGGGCGAAGAGGGGGTACTGTCTGAGCTTTCCGAAAAATACTTTGGCAGAGACATTTCTCAGGCTTCATAA
- a CDS encoding LysE family translocator: protein MAGYFLRGILIGLLFGIPVGAVGAMTLQRTWSFGFRAGLLTGLGSSVADCLYAIVGAFGLTLISDFLLQHQTIINLLGGGLILIMGIRLIVKKTEAVVTEAEAARGAKMFLSSFAIGITNPAAILTFLFAFSYFGISGTAGLLEGTGLVCGVFIGTYIWWTALSAAACAIRKKTGSRSFRQMNKVFGGILTVFGAVVFLRLLL from the coding sequence TTGGCGGGTTATTTTTTGAGAGGCATTTTGATCGGATTGCTGTTTGGCATTCCGGTCGGTGCGGTGGGCGCTATGACATTGCAGCGCACATGGAGCTTTGGATTTCGGGCCGGGCTGCTGACAGGACTTGGATCCTCTGTGGCTGACTGCCTCTATGCCATTGTCGGGGCTTTTGGACTGACCCTGATCTCCGATTTCCTTTTACAGCATCAGACAATCATCAACCTTCTCGGCGGCGGACTCATTTTGATTATGGGAATCCGGCTGATAGTAAAAAAAACCGAAGCTGTTGTGACAGAGGCAGAAGCAGCCCGAGGAGCGAAGATGTTCCTGTCCTCCTTCGCCATTGGAATTACCAACCCGGCAGCCATCCTTACCTTCCTGTTCGCCTTTTCCTATTTTGGTATTTCAGGAACGGCAGGGCTTCTTGAGGGAACCGGTTTGGTGTGCGGTGTGTTCATTGGGACCTATATCTGGTGGACAGCGCTATCCGCCGCAGCCTGTGCCATCAGGAAAAAAACAGGCAGCCGCAGCTTTCGCCAAATGAACAAGGTATTCGGTGGAATTCTCACTGTGTTTGGCGCTGTTGTGTTTTTACGGCTGCTCCTCTAA
- a CDS encoding cyclophilin-like fold protein yields the protein MKRILIALCSLVLALSLAACGSNGQNGASAGESAAPSSSEIADVGDTSASLNPPSSEPSAPSSLEEPDSSTQSSTQPSVQTPSSEPADNESSEKNEVLKMNVQVGSSTFTATLEENAAVDALIEMMQSAPVVIQMSDYSGFEKVGSLGTSLPASDSQTTTQAGDIVLYNDNQIVIFYGSNSWSYTRLGKIDDLSGWEEALGSGDVQVTFSIAP from the coding sequence ATGAAACGAATCTTGATCGCTCTATGCAGCCTGGTTTTGGCACTCTCTCTGGCGGCTTGCGGCAGCAACGGACAAAATGGGGCTTCTGCAGGAGAAAGCGCGGCTCCCTCTTCATCAGAAATCGCAGATGTGGGAGACACATCCGCATCACTGAATCCGCCATCCTCAGAGCCTTCTGCGCCGTCTTCTTTGGAAGAGCCTGACTCATCCACACAGTCTTCCACGCAGCCTTCTGTGCAAACGCCGTCATCGGAGCCGGCAGACAATGAATCTTCAGAAAAAAATGAGGTACTAAAAATGAACGTGCAAGTTGGAAGCAGCACCTTTACGGCAACGCTTGAGGAAAATGCCGCGGTGGATGCTTTGATAGAGATGATGCAAAGTGCGCCTGTGGTGATCCAGATGAGTGATTACTCCGGCTTTGAGAAAGTAGGCTCTCTGGGAACCAGCCTTCCCGCCAGCGACAGCCAGACCACCACACAGGCCGGAGATATTGTACTGTACAACGACAACCAAATTGTTATCTTTTATGGTTCTAACTCGTGGAGCTATACACGGCTGGGGAAAATTGATGACCTGTCCGGTTGGGAGGAGGCGCTCGGAAGCGGAGATGTGCAGGTGACTTTCTCCATCGCCCCTTGA
- a CDS encoding MalY/PatB family protein — protein sequence MTAFDIPVNRRNTNALKWDVAENELPMWVADMDFETAPAIREAVAARAAHGVFGYTVVPDTWYRAYMGWWQSRHGFSVEKDWLIFCTGVVPAISSMVRKLTTPAEKVLIQTPVYNIFHSSIVNNGRQVLESPLKYDGTEYRIDFADLEEKISDPQTTLMILCNPHNPVGKIWDWDTLARIGELAARYHVTVVSDEIHCDLTAPGKEYIPFASVSDACRENSVTCIAPTKAFNLAGLQTAAVVVPNRHLRHKVWRAFNTDEVAEPNAFAVDAAVAAFTRGADWLDELRTYLHENKLLAAAYAEKEIGRVRAVPSEATYLLWLDCTKMLGSVSEAARFIREKTGLYLSQGSQYGKGGEYFLRMNIACPRSVLLDGLDRLKDGVLAYEEWAVAQC from the coding sequence ATGACAGCATTTGATATACCGGTCAATCGTAGGAATACAAACGCTCTGAAGTGGGATGTGGCGGAAAACGAGCTGCCCATGTGGGTGGCAGATATGGATTTTGAAACCGCTCCGGCAATCCGGGAGGCAGTCGCAGCACGGGCGGCGCATGGGGTTTTCGGTTATACCGTCGTACCCGATACTTGGTATCGGGCTTATATGGGCTGGTGGCAAAGCCGGCATGGGTTTTCCGTGGAAAAAGATTGGCTGATCTTCTGCACAGGCGTTGTCCCTGCCATCTCCAGTATGGTGCGCAAGCTGACAACACCGGCGGAAAAGGTTTTGATCCAGACACCGGTTTACAACATCTTCCATAGCTCCATCGTGAACAACGGCCGTCAGGTGCTGGAGAGTCCTTTGAAGTACGATGGGACGGAATACCGTATCGACTTTGCCGATTTGGAGGAAAAGATCTCCGACCCTCAAACCACGCTGATGATTCTCTGCAACCCGCATAATCCGGTGGGCAAGATTTGGGATTGGGATACGTTGGCGCGGATCGGCGAACTGGCGGCAAGGTATCATGTGACGGTCGTGTCCGATGAGATCCACTGTGATCTGACTGCTCCCGGAAAAGAATACATTCCATTCGCTTCGGTTTCTGATGCGTGCCGTGAGAACAGTGTCACCTGCATCGCCCCTACAAAAGCCTTTAACCTGGCGGGGCTGCAAACAGCGGCTGTAGTCGTTCCAAACAGGCATCTGCGCCACAAGGTCTGGCGGGCATTCAATACCGACGAGGTTGCCGAGCCGAATGCCTTTGCGGTGGACGCCGCAGTGGCCGCCTTTACCAGAGGGGCGGATTGGCTCGACGAACTGCGAACCTATCTCCATGAGAACAAGCTGCTGGCGGCAGCATACGCAGAGAAGGAAATCGGACGAGTAAGGGCTGTTCCGTCTGAGGCCACTTACCTTTTGTGGCTGGACTGTACGAAAATGCTCGGCTCCGTTTCCGAAGCGGCACGGTTTATTCGAGAAAAAACAGGACTGTATCTTTCGCAGGGCAGCCAGTATGGAAAGGGCGGCGAATATTTCCTGCGCATGAATATCGCCTGTCCGCGCTCGGTTCTGCTGGATGGACTGGACCGTTTGAAAGACGGCGTTTTGGCATATGAAGAGTGGGCTGTGGCGCAATGCTAA